The Rhizobium leguminosarum nucleotide sequence TCATCGTGAGAATATCTCTCTTGCCTATGATATGCTCACAATGAGCATAATTAGGAGCCGGTCATGAATTATCCTGTTTCCGCATCCTCGCTCTACGAGCGCGTCAGTCGCGTCATTCCCAAAGCCGAATGGATGACGTTCGAAAATGACGTCGACGCGATCCTCGAGCTCAAGCGCCGCCGCAACGCCGTCATTCTCGCGCATAACTATCAGACACCGGAGATCTTCCACGGCGTGGCCGATATTGTCGGCGACAGCCTGGCGCTCGCCCGCAAGGCGATCGAGGTCGACGCCGATGTCATCGTGCTTGCCGGCGTGCATTTCATGGCCGAGACCGCCAAGCTGCTGAATCCCGAGAAAACCGTGCTGATCCCGGATCTTGGCGCCGGCTGTTCGCTGGCGGATTCGATCACGCCTGAGGATATCGCGCTGCTACGCCAGGCCCATCCCGGCGTGCCCATCGTCACCTATGTCAATACCTCGGCCGCGGTGAAGGCTGCCTCCGACATCTGCTGCACCTCGGGCAATGCCAAGCAGGTCGTGGAATCGCTCGGCGTGCCGAAGGTGCTGATGATTCCGGACGAATATCTGGCGCGCAACGTCGCCCGCGAGACTGATGTCGAGATCATCGCCTGGCATGGCCATTGCGAGGTGCACGAACTCTTCACCGCCGAGGACGTGCGCCAGCTGCGCGAAAACCATCCCGGCGTAACCGTGCTCGCCCATCCGGAATGCCCGCCAGAGGTGGTGGCCGAAGCCGATTTCGCCGGCTCCACCGCTGTCATGTCGGACTATGTC carries:
- the nadA gene encoding quinolinate synthase NadA codes for the protein MNYPVSASSLYERVSRVIPKAEWMTFENDVDAILELKRRRNAVILAHNYQTPEIFHGVADIVGDSLALARKAIEVDADVIVLAGVHFMAETAKLLNPEKTVLIPDLGAGCSLADSITPEDIALLRQAHPGVPIVTYVNTSAAVKAASDICCTSGNAKQVVESLGVPKVLMIPDEYLARNVARETDVEIIAWHGHCEVHELFTAEDVRQLRENHPGVTVLAHPECPPEVVAEADFAGSTAVMSDYVGRQKPARVVLLTECSMSDNVAVHHPDVEFIRPCNLCQHMKRITLANIRAALEENRHEVTIDPAIAVAARRAVERMLAI